In Streptomyces seoulensis, the following are encoded in one genomic region:
- a CDS encoding Uma2 family endonuclease, giving the protein MTAVDDRGMTRFFEEFEPPEGIKIELLRGEVVMMAAPDLVHNRIVTAVQDQIPPQRWERLQTTDLDIANEASESVPDLLVLEPGVAPDSWRLLPSSLVTLVVEVVSKTSVDRDYGVKRSIYAAGGVPAYLIIDPVMAHCVLLTEPVGVGEEADYRAQRVTKFGAPLPLECLDVEVDTTDFGTYKAVRPHRYP; this is encoded by the coding sequence ATGACCGCTGTGGACGATCGTGGCATGACCAGGTTCTTCGAGGAGTTCGAGCCTCCCGAGGGAATCAAGATCGAGCTTCTCCGGGGGGAAGTCGTGATGATGGCCGCGCCTGATCTGGTGCACAACCGGATCGTGACGGCAGTGCAGGACCAGATTCCGCCGCAGCGTTGGGAACGGCTCCAGACGACAGATCTGGACATCGCGAACGAGGCGAGTGAGTCCGTGCCCGATCTGTTGGTGCTGGAGCCCGGAGTGGCTCCGGACTCGTGGCGTCTTCTGCCGTCCTCACTGGTCACCCTGGTGGTTGAGGTCGTCTCCAAGACGAGTGTCGATCGCGACTATGGTGTGAAGCGGTCGATCTACGCCGCTGGCGGGGTGCCCGCTTACCTGATCATCGATCCGGTCATGGCCCACTGTGTACTGCTTACGGAGCCGGTCGGCGTTGGTGAGGAGGCCGACTACCGGGCGCAAAGAGTCACGAAGTTCGGCGCGCCCCTCCCGTTGGAGTGCCTCGATGTCGAGGTCGACACCACCGATTTTGGCACCTACAAGGCCGTCAGGCCCCACCGCTATCCGTGA
- a CDS encoding nitronate monooxygenase → MSSALADLVVHPIVQAPMAGGVAVPELAAAVSEAGGLGFLAAGYKTADGMYREIKRLRGLTSRPFGVNLFLPQPAHAESGAVELYAQQLAGEAAWYETETGDPDGGRDDGYDAKLAVLLDDPVAAVSFHFGVPDPEALAALRRAGTVTLVTATTVEEARAVERAGADAVIAQGIEAGGHQGTHRDLAENDGAGLGLLSLVTQVAQAVEIPVVAAGGIMCGAQIAAVLDAGATAAQLGTAFLATPESGAPEVHKRALTDPVFPRTELTRAFSGRPARALTNRFLREHGPYAPPAYPDVHHLTSPLRKAATAAGDAQGMSLWAGQGHRMARPLPAAELVRTLAAELNLVRGESGRHHRPVRAQGGDAR, encoded by the coding sequence ATGTCCTCCGCACTGGCCGATCTCGTCGTGCATCCGATCGTGCAGGCCCCGATGGCGGGCGGTGTCGCCGTGCCGGAACTGGCCGCCGCCGTCTCCGAGGCCGGAGGGCTCGGCTTCCTCGCCGCCGGCTACAAGACCGCCGACGGCATGTACCGCGAGATCAAGCGCCTGCGCGGGCTGACCAGCCGCCCCTTCGGCGTCAACCTCTTCCTGCCCCAGCCCGCCCACGCCGAGTCCGGCGCGGTCGAGCTGTACGCGCAGCAACTGGCCGGTGAGGCCGCCTGGTACGAGACCGAGACCGGCGACCCCGACGGCGGCCGCGACGACGGCTACGACGCCAAGCTCGCCGTCCTGCTGGACGATCCCGTCGCCGCCGTCTCCTTCCACTTCGGCGTGCCCGACCCGGAGGCGCTGGCCGCGCTGCGCCGGGCCGGGACCGTCACCCTGGTCACCGCCACCACCGTCGAGGAGGCCCGCGCGGTCGAGCGGGCCGGGGCGGACGCGGTGATCGCGCAGGGCATCGAGGCGGGCGGCCACCAGGGCACCCACCGCGACCTCGCGGAGAACGACGGCGCCGGGCTCGGCCTGCTGTCCCTGGTCACCCAGGTCGCGCAGGCCGTGGAGATCCCGGTCGTCGCCGCCGGCGGCATCATGTGCGGCGCCCAGATCGCCGCCGTCCTCGACGCCGGGGCCACCGCCGCCCAGCTCGGCACCGCCTTCCTCGCCACCCCCGAGTCCGGCGCCCCCGAGGTCCACAAGCGGGCGCTGACCGACCCGGTCTTCCCGCGCACCGAACTGACCCGCGCCTTCTCCGGCCGCCCGGCGCGCGCCCTGACCAACCGCTTCCTGCGCGAGCACGGGCCGTACGCGCCCCCCGCCTACCCCGACGTGCACCATCTGACCTCGCCGCTGCGCAAGGCCGCCACCGCCGCCGGGGACGCCCAGGGCATGTCGCTCTGGGCGGGCCAGGGCCACCGAATGGCCCGCCCGCTGCCCGCCGCCGAACTCGTCCGCACCCTCGCCGCCGAACTCAACCTCGTACGGGGCGAGTCGGGGCGCCACCACCGACCCGTCCGAGCCCAGGGAGGGGACGCGCGATGA
- a CDS encoding S41 family peptidase has product MVTFTAEGDVWVAPLDGGRAWRVSADGVPVNHPRISPDGTTLAWTSRRDGAPEVHTAPVDGGPSRRLTHWGNARTQVRDWTPDGEILAVTAAGRHSTRHSWARTVPLDGGPAATLPYGPVGTVAHGPHTVLLSATMNRDASAWKRYRGGTAGKLWIDRDGDGEFVRLHEELDGNLEYPSWVGDRLAFLSDHEGTGALYSSLADGSDLRRHTPLGGFYARHAASDGTRVVYVSAGQLWVLDDLDGAEPRRPGIRLGGPRTDLQPFVLDAARWLDSATPDHTGRGSAVAVRGTVHWVTHRAGPARALAAAPGVRARLPRAFRADGEEWVAWVTDAEGDDALEFAPATGLAPGTAPRRLAAGRLGRVLELAMSPDGTRAAVASHDGRLLLVERETGEIREVDRSEHGDPHGLAFSPDSGWLAWAHPGPRPLSQIRLAATTDLTVTEATPLRFADYEPVFTLDGRHLAFLSNRAFDPVFDTHVFDLAFVEGARPHLITLAATTPSPFGPQRHGRPFGTPERDETPGAEGTPTTRVDLDGLGDRIVPFPVEAARYGNLRAAKDGVLWLRHPVRGVLGASRATPDAPDPKTGLERYDLAQHRLEHLAADADEFEVTGDGRRVLLWSDGRLRVVPADRRAPDDEDGDARVTVDLGRIRHTVDPVAERRQMYDETGRLMRDNFWRPDMGGVDWDGVLDRYRPVLDRLATHDDLVDLLWEVHGELGTSHAYVMPHGEWGDDARQGLLGADISRHEDGGWRVDRVLPSETSDPQARSPLAAPGVAVRPGDTLLAVGGHPVDPVAGPGPLLLGTAGKPVELTVAPAGGGEPRHAVVVPLADEDALRYHAWVAGRRAHVHERSGGRLGYLHVPDMQAPGWAQIHRDLRVEVAREGLVVDVRENRGGNTSQLIVEKLARRVVGWDLPRGMRPESYPQDAPRGPVVAVADEFSGSDGDIVNAAIRALGIGPVVGTRTWGGVIGIDSRYTLVDGTIITQPKYAFWLEGAGWDVENHGVDPDVEIPMRPQDWARDEDPQLDKAIDLALEALERDPAKTPPGLPT; this is encoded by the coding sequence TTGGTCACCTTCACCGCCGAGGGCGACGTCTGGGTCGCCCCGCTGGACGGCGGCCGGGCCTGGCGGGTCAGCGCCGACGGCGTCCCCGTGAACCACCCCCGCATCTCGCCCGACGGCACCACCCTCGCCTGGACCTCCCGCCGCGACGGCGCCCCCGAGGTGCACACCGCCCCCGTGGACGGCGGACCCTCCCGGCGCCTGACCCACTGGGGCAACGCCCGTACCCAGGTCCGCGACTGGACCCCCGACGGCGAGATCCTCGCGGTCACCGCCGCAGGACGGCACAGCACCCGCCACAGCTGGGCCCGTACCGTCCCGCTGGACGGCGGCCCGGCCGCCACCCTCCCGTACGGCCCCGTCGGCACCGTCGCCCACGGCCCGCACACCGTGCTGCTGTCCGCCACGATGAACCGGGACGCCTCCGCGTGGAAGCGCTACCGGGGCGGCACCGCGGGCAAGCTGTGGATCGACCGGGACGGCGACGGCGAGTTCGTCCGGCTGCACGAGGAACTCGACGGCAACCTCGAGTACCCCTCCTGGGTCGGCGACCGGCTCGCCTTCCTCTCCGACCACGAGGGCACCGGCGCCCTGTACTCCTCCCTCGCCGACGGCTCCGACCTACGCCGCCACACCCCGCTCGGCGGCTTCTACGCCCGGCACGCGGCGAGCGACGGCACCCGGGTCGTGTACGTCAGCGCCGGGCAGCTCTGGGTGCTGGACGACCTCGACGGCGCCGAACCCCGCCGCCCCGGCATCCGGCTCGGCGGCCCCCGTACCGACCTCCAGCCCTTCGTCCTGGACGCCGCCCGCTGGCTGGACTCCGCCACCCCCGACCACACCGGGCGCGGCAGCGCGGTCGCGGTGCGCGGCACCGTCCACTGGGTAACCCACCGCGCCGGACCGGCCCGCGCGCTGGCCGCCGCGCCCGGCGTACGGGCCCGGCTGCCGCGCGCCTTCCGCGCGGACGGCGAGGAATGGGTGGCGTGGGTGACCGACGCCGAGGGCGACGACGCGCTGGAGTTCGCGCCCGCCACCGGCCTCGCCCCCGGCACCGCCCCGCGCAGGCTCGCCGCCGGGCGACTCGGCCGCGTCCTCGAACTCGCCATGTCCCCGGACGGCACCCGCGCCGCCGTCGCCTCCCACGACGGGCGGCTGCTGCTGGTCGAGCGGGAGACCGGCGAGATCCGCGAGGTCGACCGCAGCGAGCACGGCGACCCGCACGGCCTGGCCTTCTCACCCGACTCCGGCTGGCTCGCCTGGGCCCACCCCGGCCCCCGCCCGCTCTCCCAGATCCGGCTCGCCGCCACCACCGACCTCACCGTCACCGAGGCCACCCCGCTGCGCTTCGCCGACTACGAGCCGGTCTTCACCCTCGACGGCCGCCACCTCGCCTTCCTCTCCAACCGCGCCTTCGACCCCGTCTTCGACACCCACGTCTTCGACCTGGCCTTCGTGGAAGGCGCCCGCCCCCACCTCATCACCCTCGCCGCCACGACACCGTCCCCCTTCGGCCCGCAGCGCCACGGCCGCCCCTTCGGCACCCCCGAGCGGGACGAGACCCCCGGCGCCGAGGGCACCCCCACCACCCGCGTCGACCTCGACGGGCTCGGCGACCGCATCGTGCCCTTCCCCGTCGAGGCCGCCCGGTACGGCAACCTGCGCGCCGCCAAGGACGGGGTGCTCTGGCTGCGCCATCCGGTGCGCGGTGTCCTCGGCGCCTCCCGCGCCACCCCGGACGCCCCCGACCCCAAGACCGGGCTGGAGCGCTACGACCTCGCCCAGCACCGGCTGGAGCACCTGGCCGCCGACGCCGACGAGTTCGAGGTCACCGGCGACGGCCGCCGCGTCCTGCTGTGGAGCGACGGCAGGCTCCGCGTCGTCCCCGCCGACCGCCGCGCCCCCGACGACGAGGACGGCGACGCCCGCGTCACCGTCGACCTCGGCCGCATCCGGCACACCGTCGACCCCGTCGCCGAACGGCGGCAGATGTACGACGAGACGGGCCGGCTCATGCGGGACAACTTCTGGCGCCCCGACATGGGCGGCGTCGACTGGGACGGCGTCCTGGACCGCTACCGCCCCGTCCTCGACCGCCTCGCCACCCACGACGACCTCGTGGACCTCCTCTGGGAGGTGCACGGCGAACTCGGCACCTCGCACGCCTACGTCATGCCGCACGGCGAATGGGGCGACGACGCCCGCCAGGGGCTGCTCGGCGCCGACATCTCCCGCCACGAGGACGGTGGTTGGCGCGTCGACCGGGTGCTGCCCTCGGAGACCTCCGACCCCCAGGCCCGCTCCCCGCTCGCCGCCCCCGGGGTCGCCGTACGCCCCGGTGACACCCTCCTCGCCGTCGGCGGCCACCCGGTCGACCCGGTCGCCGGGCCCGGCCCGCTGCTGCTCGGCACCGCCGGGAAGCCCGTCGAGCTGACCGTCGCCCCGGCCGGCGGCGGCGAGCCCCGGCACGCGGTCGTCGTCCCGCTCGCCGACGAGGACGCGCTGCGCTACCACGCCTGGGTCGCCGGCCGCCGCGCCCACGTCCACGAACGCTCCGGCGGCCGCCTCGGCTACCTCCACGTCCCCGACATGCAGGCCCCCGGCTGGGCCCAGATCCACCGCGACCTGCGCGTGGAGGTCGCCCGCGAGGGCCTGGTCGTCGACGTCCGCGAGAACCGGGGCGGCAACACCTCCCAGCTCATCGTCGAGAAACTCGCCCGCCGCGTCGTCGGCTGGGACCTCCCCCGGGGCATGCGCCCCGAGAGCTACCCCCAGGACGCCCCCCGGGGCCCGGTGGTCGCCGTCGCCGACGAGTTCTCCGGCTCGGACGGCGACATCGTCAACGCCGCGATCCGCGCCCTCGGCATCGGCCCGGTCGTCGGCACCCGCACCTGGGGCGGAGTCATCGGCATCGACAGCCGCTACACCCTGGTCGACGGCACGATCATCACCCAGCCCAAATACGCCTTCTGGCTGGAGGGCGCAGGCTGGGACGTGGAAAACCACGGCGTGGACCCGGACGTGGAAATCCCCATGCGCCCCCAGGACTGGGCACGGGACGAGGACCCCCAGTTGGACAAGGCAATAGACCTGGCCTTGGAAGCACTGGAGAGGGACCCGGCAAAAACCCCGCCGGGCCTGCCCACCTGA
- the hrcA gene encoding heat-inducible transcriptional repressor HrcA, giving the protein MLSERRLQVLRAIVQDYVGTEEPVGSKALTERHSLGVSPATVRNDMAALEEEGFIAQPHTSAGRIPTDKGYRLFVDKLAGVKPMTAPERRAIQNFLEGAVDLDDVVARTVRLLAQLTRQVAVVQYPSLTRSTVRHVELLSLAPARVMLVLITDTGRVEQRMVDCPAPCGEAPLADLRARLNSRVAGRRFSDVPRLVEDLPDAFEAEDRGTVSTVLSTLLETLVEENEERLMIGGTANLTRFGHDFPLVIRPVLEALEEQVVLLKLLGEAKDPGVTVRIGHENAHEGLNSTSVVSVGYGSGGEAVAKLGVVGPTRMDYPGTMGAVRAVARYVGQILAES; this is encoded by the coding sequence ATGCTCAGCGAACGCAGGCTGCAGGTACTGCGCGCCATCGTGCAGGACTACGTCGGCACCGAGGAGCCCGTCGGCTCCAAGGCCCTCACCGAACGGCACAGCCTCGGCGTCTCCCCGGCCACCGTGCGCAACGACATGGCCGCGCTGGAGGAGGAGGGCTTCATCGCCCAGCCGCACACCAGCGCCGGACGCATCCCCACCGACAAGGGCTACCGGCTCTTCGTCGACAAGCTCGCCGGTGTGAAGCCGATGACGGCGCCCGAGCGGCGCGCGATCCAGAACTTCCTGGAGGGCGCGGTCGACCTCGACGACGTCGTGGCCCGCACCGTCCGGCTGCTCGCGCAGCTCACCCGGCAGGTCGCCGTCGTGCAGTACCCCTCGCTGACCCGGTCCACCGTGCGGCATGTGGAACTGCTCTCACTCGCGCCCGCCCGCGTGATGCTCGTGCTGATCACCGACACCGGCCGGGTCGAGCAGCGGATGGTCGACTGCCCCGCCCCGTGCGGCGAGGCACCGCTCGCGGACCTGCGCGCGCGGCTCAACAGCAGGGTGGCCGGCCGCCGGTTCAGCGACGTACCGCGACTGGTCGAGGACCTCCCCGATGCCTTCGAGGCGGAGGATCGCGGTACGGTCTCCACAGTGCTCTCCACTCTGCTGGAGACACTGGTCGAGGAGAACGAGGAACGGCTGATGATCGGCGGCACCGCCAATCTCACCCGTTTCGGACATGACTTCCCCCTGGTGATCCGGCCCGTGCTGGAGGCCCTGGAGGAACAGGTCGTGCTCCTCAAACTCCTCGGCGAAGCCAAAGATCCGGGCGTGACCGTGCGTATCGGGCACGAGAACGCCCACGAGGGACTCAACTCCACGTCCGTCGTGTCGGTCGGCTACGGTTCGGGCGGCGAGGCGGTTGCCAAGCTCGGCGTGGTCGGACCGACCCGCATGGACTATCCGGGAACGATGGGAGCGGTACGCGCAGTGGCACGGTACGTCGGACAGATCCTGGCGGAGTCGTAA
- a CDS encoding DUF3097 domain-containing protein: MRDYSPDLTAPWKKPQPVPEVAAEAGLVVEEPGTGFCGAVIRCEAGTVTLEDRFGKHRVFPLEPRGFLLEGRPVTLVRPTAAPVKPARTASGSVAVPGARARVARAGRIYVEGRHDAELVEKVWGDDLRIEGVVVEYLEGVDDLPSIVAEFDPGSDARLGVLVDHLLPGTKEWRIAQSVTSDHALVVGHPYIDIWEAVKPSALGIPAWPRVPHGQDWKKGVCKALGWPENTGAVWQAILAKVTSYRDLEPELLGRVEELIDFVTDSGGA; this comes from the coding sequence ATGCGCGACTACTCCCCCGACCTGACCGCCCCCTGGAAGAAGCCGCAGCCGGTGCCCGAGGTGGCGGCGGAGGCGGGACTGGTGGTGGAGGAGCCCGGTACCGGGTTCTGCGGGGCGGTGATCCGCTGCGAGGCGGGCACGGTGACGCTGGAGGACCGCTTCGGCAAGCACCGGGTGTTCCCGCTGGAGCCGCGCGGCTTCCTGCTGGAGGGCCGCCCGGTCACCCTGGTCCGCCCGACCGCCGCCCCGGTGAAGCCCGCCCGCACCGCCTCCGGCTCAGTCGCCGTGCCCGGCGCCCGCGCCCGCGTGGCCCGCGCCGGGCGGATCTACGTCGAGGGCCGGCACGACGCCGAGCTGGTGGAGAAGGTCTGGGGCGACGACCTGCGCATCGAGGGCGTCGTCGTGGAGTACCTGGAGGGCGTGGACGACCTGCCGTCGATCGTGGCCGAATTCGACCCCGGCTCCGACGCCCGCCTCGGCGTCCTGGTCGACCATCTCCTGCCCGGCACCAAGGAGTGGCGCATCGCCCAGTCGGTCACCAGTGACCACGCCCTGGTGGTGGGCCACCCGTACATCGACATCTGGGAGGCGGTGAAGCCCTCGGCCCTGGGCATCCCCGCCTGGCCCCGCGTCCCCCACGGCCAGGACTGGAAGAAGGGCGTCTGCAAGGCGCTGGGCTGGCCGGAAAACACCGGTGCGGTGTGGCAGGCGATCCTGGCGAAGGTGACGTCCTACCGGGACCTGGAGCCGGAGTTGCTGGGGCGGGTGGAGGAACTGATCGACTTCGTCACGGATAGCGGTGGGGCCTGA
- a CDS encoding VOC family protein: MELAQVRLLVTDFAACYRFYAEVLGLRPQSGATEGPYEKFSPHAGSAGIALQDRASMAEVLPELAGPATGHRSLVVLRVDDLDGYCAGITGRGGRLAHGPAEFTDRMRVAHIEDPEGNLVELQEWLLMRG; encoded by the coding sequence ATGGAACTGGCCCAAGTACGCCTGCTCGTCACGGACTTCGCCGCCTGCTACCGCTTCTACGCCGAAGTCCTCGGCCTGCGCCCCCAGTCGGGCGCGACCGAGGGCCCGTACGAGAAGTTCAGCCCGCACGCCGGGTCGGCGGGCATCGCCCTCCAGGACCGCGCCTCGATGGCCGAGGTCCTGCCGGAGCTGGCCGGACCCGCCACCGGTCACCGCTCGCTGGTGGTCCTCCGGGTGGACGACCTCGACGGCTACTGTGCCGGGATCACCGGCCGGGGTGGTCGGCTGGCGCACGGCCCGGCGGAGTTCACCGACCGGATGCGGGTGGCCCACATCGAGGACCCCGAGGGGAACCTGGTGGAGCTGCAGGAGTGGCTGCTGATGCGGGGCTGA
- a CDS encoding 16S rRNA (uracil(1498)-N(3))-methyltransferase, producing the protein MTAPVFVVDHFRTDGTRYVLDGPEGRHAVSVKRLEPGEEVVLTDGAGRYAVCRVTGTEGKDRLIVDLPEVREEPEPRPRITVVQALPKGDRGELAVETMTETGVDAIVPWQASRCITQWKGERGLKALGKWRSTAREAGKQSRRVRFPEVADAASTKQVAALLAKADFAAVLHSDFGHESVPLATAELPAEGEIVLVVGPEGGVSRDELALFEEAGARACVLGPSVLRTSTAGTAATALLLGRTGRWS; encoded by the coding sequence ATGACCGCGCCCGTCTTCGTCGTCGACCACTTCCGCACGGACGGCACCCGCTATGTGCTCGACGGACCCGAGGGGCGGCACGCCGTCTCGGTGAAGCGGCTGGAGCCCGGTGAGGAGGTCGTCCTCACCGACGGCGCCGGGCGGTACGCGGTCTGCCGGGTCACCGGCACCGAGGGCAAGGACCGGCTGATCGTCGACCTGCCCGAGGTGCGCGAGGAGCCCGAGCCCCGGCCGCGTATCACCGTCGTGCAGGCGCTGCCCAAGGGCGACCGGGGCGAACTCGCCGTGGAGACCATGACCGAGACCGGGGTCGACGCGATCGTGCCCTGGCAGGCGTCGCGCTGCATCACCCAGTGGAAGGGCGAGCGCGGGCTGAAGGCGCTGGGCAAGTGGCGCTCCACCGCCCGGGAGGCCGGCAAGCAGTCGCGCCGGGTCCGCTTCCCCGAGGTCGCGGACGCCGCCTCCACCAAGCAGGTCGCCGCGCTGCTCGCGAAGGCCGACTTCGCCGCCGTGCTGCACTCCGACTTCGGCCACGAGTCCGTCCCGCTGGCCACCGCCGAACTCCCCGCCGAGGGCGAGATCGTGCTCGTCGTCGGCCCCGAAGGCGGTGTCTCCCGCGACGAGTTGGCCCTCTTCGAGGAGGCCGGTGCCCGCGCCTGCGTCCTCGGCCCGTCCGTCCTGCGCACCTCCACCGCCGGCACCGCCGCGACCGCCCTCCTGCTGGGCCGCACCGGACGCTGGTCCTGA
- a CDS encoding MBL fold metallo-hydrolase — translation MTVTWEDLGWERLAEGVGRCRLPGWDCTVGLVVGAGTALVVDAGSGLAEGAALRAAVRRLAGRDVTHLALTHPHFDHVLGAPAFAGAEVYGAVGLDVVFRHEREALRRDAVEHGVPAGEAEAATAALVPPAHAVSGEWTLDLGGGRQVLLANVGPGHTAHDLAVLVPGSPEVVFCGDLVEESGEPQAGPDAVPSRWPDALDRLLALGGADALYVPGHGAVVDAAFVRRQRDALAARFGVS, via the coding sequence ATGACCGTGACTTGGGAAGACCTCGGGTGGGAGCGCCTGGCCGAGGGGGTGGGCCGGTGCCGGCTGCCGGGGTGGGACTGCACGGTGGGTCTGGTGGTGGGCGCGGGCACGGCACTGGTGGTGGACGCGGGGTCGGGCCTCGCCGAGGGGGCGGCGCTGCGGGCGGCGGTACGGCGGCTGGCCGGGCGGGATGTGACCCATCTCGCGCTGACCCACCCCCACTTCGATCATGTCCTGGGCGCTCCCGCCTTCGCCGGGGCGGAGGTCTACGGCGCGGTCGGCCTGGACGTGGTGTTCCGCCACGAGCGGGAGGCGCTGCGGCGGGACGCGGTCGAGCACGGGGTCCCGGCCGGGGAGGCGGAGGCCGCCACGGCCGCCCTGGTGCCGCCCGCGCACGCGGTGTCCGGCGAGTGGACGCTCGACCTCGGCGGCGGCCGCCAGGTGCTGCTGGCCAACGTCGGCCCCGGGCACACCGCCCACGATCTCGCGGTGCTGGTGCCAGGCTCCCCCGAGGTCGTCTTCTGCGGCGACCTGGTCGAGGAGTCCGGCGAGCCGCAGGCGGGGCCGGACGCGGTGCCGTCCCGCTGGCCGGACGCGCTGGACCGGCTGCTGGCCCTCGGCGGCGCGGACGCGCTGTACGTGCCCGGTCACGGAGCGGTGGTCGACGCGGCCTTCGTACGACGCCAACGCGACGCCCTGGCAGCCCGTTTCGGCGTGTCCTGA
- the dnaJ gene encoding molecular chaperone DnaJ, whose amino-acid sequence MATDYYAVLGVRRDASQDEIKKAFRRLARELHPDVNPDPKTQERFKEINAAYEVLSDPQKKQVYDLGGDPLSQAGGAGGAGGFGAGGFGNFSDIMDAFFGTASQRGPRSRTRRGQDAMIRIEVELDEAAFGTTKDIQVDTAVVCNTCSGEGAAPGTSAQTCDMCRGRGEVSQVTRSFLGQVMTSRPCPQCQGFGTVVPTPCPECAGDGRVRSRRTLTVKIPAGVDNGTRIQLAGEGEVGPGGGPAGDLYVEIHELPHSTFQRRGDDLHCTVTIPMTAAALGTKVPLETLDGMEEVDIRPGTQSGQSIPLHTRGVTHLRGGGRGDLIVHVEVTTPTKLDAEQERVLRELSKLRGEERPTGQFQPGQQGLFSRLKDAFNGR is encoded by the coding sequence GTGGCCACGGATTACTACGCCGTTCTCGGCGTGCGCCGCGACGCGTCGCAGGATGAGATCAAGAAGGCGTTCCGCAGGCTCGCGCGCGAGCTGCATCCGGACGTCAATCCCGATCCGAAGACCCAGGAGCGGTTCAAGGAGATCAACGCCGCCTACGAGGTGCTGTCGGACCCGCAGAAGAAGCAGGTCTACGACCTCGGCGGCGACCCCCTCTCGCAGGCCGGCGGCGCCGGTGGCGCGGGCGGTTTCGGGGCCGGCGGCTTCGGCAACTTCTCCGACATCATGGACGCGTTCTTCGGTACGGCGTCGCAGCGCGGCCCGCGCTCGCGCACCCGGCGCGGCCAGGACGCGATGATCCGGATCGAGGTCGAGCTGGACGAGGCGGCCTTCGGCACGACCAAGGACATCCAGGTCGACACCGCGGTCGTCTGCAACACGTGCAGCGGCGAGGGCGCGGCCCCCGGCACCTCCGCGCAGACCTGTGACATGTGCCGCGGCCGCGGCGAGGTCTCCCAGGTCACCCGGTCCTTCCTGGGCCAGGTCATGACCTCGCGCCCCTGCCCGCAGTGCCAGGGCTTCGGCACCGTGGTCCCGACCCCGTGCCCCGAGTGCGCGGGCGACGGTCGGGTCCGCTCCCGGCGCACGCTCACCGTGAAGATCCCCGCCGGTGTCGACAACGGCACCCGCATCCAGCTCGCGGGCGAGGGCGAGGTCGGCCCCGGCGGCGGCCCCGCCGGCGACCTGTACGTGGAGATCCACGAGCTGCCGCACTCCACCTTCCAGCGGCGCGGCGACGACCTGCACTGCACGGTCACCATCCCGATGACGGCCGCGGCCCTCGGCACCAAGGTGCCGCTGGAGACGCTGGACGGCATGGAGGAGGTCGACATCCGGCCCGGCACCCAGTCCGGCCAGTCGATCCCGCTGCACACCCGGGGCGTCACGCACCTGCGTGGCGGCGGCCGGGGCGACCTGATCGTGCACGTCGAGGTCACCACCCCGACCAAGCTCGACGCCGAGCAGGAGCGGGTGCTGCGGGAGCTGTCCAAGCTGCGCGGCGAGGAGCGGCCCACGGGTCAGTTCCAGCCCGGCCAGCAGGGGCTGTTCTCCCGGCTGAAGGACGCGTTCAACGGACGCTGA